In Prunus dulcis chromosome 1, ALMONDv2, whole genome shotgun sequence, the following are encoded in one genomic region:
- the LOC117618299 gene encoding cytochrome P450 711A1-like: MISMELFTNVSLVSAPTIFTVLAMLVGVLGYLYGPYWGVRKVPGPPVIPLVGHLPLMAKYGPDLFQILAKQYGPIFRFHMGRQPLVIVADAELCREVGIKKFKDIPNRSMPSPIQACPLHQKGLFFTRNARWSTMRNTLVSLYQPSHLASLVPTMQSFVETATRNIDPSKEEEDITFSKISLALATDTIAQAAFGVNFGLSKPQSTGDSVNIDGGRQDKNDAVSKFTDQYVYSVAQVKMDLTGSLSIILGLLFPILQEPFRQILKRIPGTMDWKIERTNDNLSGRLDEIVEKRMKDSDRGSKDFLSLILNARESEKVSKKVFTLDYISALTYEHLVAGSAITAFTLSTTVYLISQYPEVEKKLLEELDAFGPADQLPTAHDLQNKFPYVDQVIKESMRLYPVSPLIARETSSEVEIGGYILPKGTWVWFGVGVIAKDPKNFPEPNKFKPERFDPNCKEEKERHPYAFLPFGIGPRACLGQKFALQEIKLALIHLYRKYVFRHSPNMEKPLEFEFGIILDFKNGVKLRALKRTQKF, encoded by the exons atgataagCATGGAGCTGTTTACCAATGTGTCACTGGTATCAGCACCGACCATCTTCACGGTGTTGGCGATGTTGGTTGGAGTTTTGGGCTACTTGTATGGGCCCTACTGGGGGGTCAGAAAGGTACCCGGACCACCAGTTATCCCCTTGGTAGGGCACCTTCCCTTAATGGCCAAGTATGGTCCTGATCTGTTCCAAATTCTTGCCAAACAGTATGGCCCTATTTTCAG GTTTCATATGGGTAGACAGCCACTAGTAATTGTAGCAGATGCAGAGCTGTGTAGAGAAGTTGGcatcaagaaattcaaagacATTCCAAATAGAAGCATGCCATCTCCCATACAAGCTTGTCCTCTTCATCAGAAGGGTCTCTTTTTCACCAG GAATGCAAGATGGTCGACAATGCGAAACACTCTAGTATCTTTGTATCAGCCATCACACTTGGCTAGCCTTGTGCCCACAATGCAGTCCTTCGTTGAAACTGCAACTCGAAACATTGACCCctccaaagaagaagaagatattaCCTTTTCCAAAATCTCCCTCGCATTGGCCACTGATACAATAGCACAAGCTGCCTTCGGTGTCAACTTTGGCCTTTCTAAACCACAATCCACCGGTGATTCAGTCAACATTGACGGCGGCCGGCAAGACAAGAATGATGCAGTCTCAAAGTTTACCGACCAATACGTATATTCCGTAGCGCAGGTTAAGATGGACTTGACAGGTTCCTTATCAATCATACTTGGTCTACTTTTCCCCATCCTCCAGGAGCCATTTAGGCAGATCTTGAAGCGAATTCCGGGCACTATGGACTGGAAAATTGAACGTACTAACGACAACCTGAGCGGCCGCCTTGATGAGATTGTTGAGAAGAGAATGAAAGACAGTGACAGAGGTTCGAAGGACTTCTTGTCGCTCATACTGAATGCAAGGGAGTCAGAGAAGGTTTCGAAGAAGGTGTTCACACTAGACTACATTAGTGCACTTACTTACGAGCATCTCGTTGCCGGGTCAGCCATCACAGCATTTACGTTGTCTACGACTGTTTACTTGATTTCTCAATACCCGGAAGTTGAAAAGAAGTTGCTTGAAGAGCTGGATGCATTTGGACCAGCTGATCAGTTGCCAACAGCTCATGATCTGCAAAACAAGTTTCCTTATGTTGATCAG GTTATTAAGGAGTCAATGAGGCTTTATCCGGTTTCGCCATTAATTGCAAGAGAAACATCTAGTGAAGTAGAAATAGGAGGTTATATTCTACCGAAG GGGACTTGGGTGTGGTTTGGAGTGGGAGTGATAGCAAAAGATCCAAAAAACTTCCCAGAGCCGAACAAGTTCAAGCCAGAGAGGTTTGATCCAAACtgcaaagaagagaaagaaaggcaTCCTTATGCATTTTTACCCTTCGGAATCGGGCCCCGGGCATGCCTTGGTCAGAAATTTGCCCTGCAAGAGATAAAGCTGGCACTGATTCACTTATACCGCAAGTACGTGTTCCGGCACTCCCCTAACATGGAGAAACCTCTCGAATTTGAGTTCGGCATTATTCTGGATTTCAAGAATGGTGTAAAGCTTAGAGCCCTGAAGCGAACTCAAAAGTTTTGA
- the LOC117618306 gene encoding cytochrome P450 711A1-like, translating to MGVLEVLLFTNVSLLSTIFTVLAILAGVLGYLYGPYWGVRRVPSPPTIPLVGHLPLLAEYGPDVFSVLAKQYGPIFRFHMGRQPLIIVADAELCREVGIKKFKDIQNRSIPSPISASPLHQKGLFFTRDARWSAMRNTILSVYQPSHLASLVPTMQSFIESATEKLGSSKEEDITFSNLSLRLTTDVIGQAAFGVNFGLSKPQSISDSINKQIGGSQDINNDEVSDFINQHIYSTTQLKMDLSGSLSIILGLLVPILQEPFRQILKRIPGTMDWKVERTNRKLSGRLDEIVGKKMRDRDRGSKDFLSLIM from the exons ATGGGTGTTTTGGAAGTCTTGTTGTTTACCAATGTCTCTCTGCTATCAACTATCTTCACAGTGTTGGCAATACTGGCAGGAGTTTTGGGGTACTTGTATGGGCCCTACTGGGGGGTGAGGAGGGTACCTAGCCCACCAACTATCCCCTTGGTAGGGCACCTTCCCTTGCTGGCAGAGTATGGTCCTGATGTATTCTCAGTTCTTGCCAAACAGTATGGCCCTATTTTCAG GTTTCATATGGGCAGGCAGCCACTTATAATTGTAGCAGATGCAGAGCTTTGTAGAGAAGTTGGAATTAAGAAGTTCAAAGATATTCAAAACAGAAGCATCCCATCTCCCATCTCAGCTTCCCCTCTTCATCAGAAAGGTCTCTTTTTCACCAG GGATGCAAGATGGTCTGCCATGCGAAACACTATATTATCAGTGTATCAACCATCACACCTAGCCAGCCTTGTGCCTACCATGCAGTCCTTCATTGAATCTGCGACTGAAAAACTTGGCTCctccaaagaagaagatattaCCTTTTCCAATCTCTCCCTCAGATTGACCACAGATGTGATAGGACAAGCTGCCTTTGGTGTCAACTTTGGCCTTTCTAAACCACAGTCCATCAGTGATTCAATCAACAAGCAGATTGGTGGTTCCCAAGACATTAACAATGATGAAGTCTCAGACTTTATCAACCAACACATATATTCCACAACACAGCTTAAGATGGACTTGTCAGGCTCCTTATCAATCATACTGGGACTACTTGTACCTATTCTCCAGGAGCCATTCAGGCAAATCTTGAAGAGAATTCCTGGCACTATGGACTGGAAAGTTGAACGTACGAACCGGAAATTAAGCGGCCGGCTTGATGAGATTGTagggaagaaaatgagagacaGGGACAGAGGTTCAAAGGACTTCTTATCACTCATAATG
- the LOC117614169 gene encoding cytochrome P450 711A1-like isoform X1 translates to MGVLEVLLFTNVSLLSTIFTVLAILAGVLGYLYGPYWGVRRVPSPPTIPLVGHLPLLAEYGPDVFSVLAKQYGPIFRFHMGRQPLIIVADAELCREVGIKKFKDIQNRSIPSPISASPLHQKGLFFTRDARWSAMRNTILSVYQPSHLASLVPTMQSFIESATEKLGSSKEEDITFSNLSLRLTTDVIGQAAFGVNFGLSKPQSISDSINKQIGGSQDINNDEVSDFINQHIYSTTQLKMDLSGSLSIILGLLVPILQEPFRQILKRIPGTMDWKVERTNRKLSGRLDEIVGKKMRDRDRGSKDFLSLIMNARESETVSKNVFTRDYISAVTYEHLLAGSATTAFTLSSIVYLVAGHPEVEEKLLAEIDGFGSPDQMPTAHDLQDKFPYIDQVIKEAMRFYMVSPLVARETSRQVEIGGYLLPKGTWVWLALGVLAKDPKNFPEPDKFRPERFDPSCKEVKQRHPYAFIPFGIGPRSCIGQKFSLQELKLSLIHLYRNYVFRHSPGMEKPLQLEYGIVLNFKNGVKLRVIKRTLFQHA, encoded by the exons ATGGGTGTTTTGGAAGTCTTGTTGTTTACCAATGTCTCTCTGCTATCAACTATCTTCACAGTGTTGGCAATACTGGCAGGAGTTTTGGGGTACTTGTATGGGCCCTACTGGGGGGTGAGGAGGGTACCTAGCCCACCAACTATCCCCTTGGTAGGGCACCTTCCCTTGCTGGCAGAGTATGGTCCTGATGTATTCTCAGTTCTTGCCAAACAGTATGGCCCTATTTTCAG GTTTCATATGGGCAGGCAGCCACTTATAATTGTAGCAGATGCAGAGCTTTGTAGAGAAGTTGGAATTAAGAAGTTCAAAGATATTCAAAACAGAAGCATCCCATCTCCCATCTCAGCTTCCCCTCTTCATCAGAAAGGTCTCTTTTTCACCAG GGATGCAAGATGGTCTGCCATGCGAAACACTATATTATCAGTGTATCAACCATCACACCTAGCCAGCCTTGTGCCTACCATGCAGTCCTTCATTGAATCTGCGACTGAAAAACTTGGCTCctccaaagaagaagatattaCCTTTTCCAATCTCTCCCTCAGATTGACCACAGATGTGATAGGACAAGCTGCCTTTGGTGTCAACTTTGGCCTTTCTAAACCACAGTCCATCAGTGATTCAATCAACAAGCAGATTGGTGGTTCCCAAGACATTAACAATGATGAAGTCTCAGACTTTATCAACCAACACATATATTCCACAACACAGCTTAAGATGGACTTGTCAGGCTCCTTATCAATCATACTGGGACTACTTGTACCTATTCTCCAGGAGCCATTCAGGCAAATCTTGAAGAGAATTCCTGGCACTATGGACTGGAAAGTTGAACGTACGAACCGGAAATTAAGCGGCCGGCTTGATGAGATTGTagggaagaaaatgagagacaGGGACAGAGGTTCAAAGGACTTCTTATCACTCATAATGAATGCAAGGGAGTCGGAGACAGTTTCAAAGAATGTCTTCACCCGAGACTACATTAGTGCTGTTACTTATGAGCATCTCCTTGCTGGGTCAGCCACAACAGCATTTACATTGTCTTCAATTGTTTACTTGGTTGCTGGACACCCAGAAGTTGAAGAAAAGTTGCTTGCAGAGATTGATGGATTTGGATCTCCTGATCAGATGCCTACTGCTCATGATCTTCAAGACAAATTTCCTTATATTGATCAG GTTATCAAAGAGGCAATGCGGTTTTACATGGTTTCCCCATTAGTTGCAAGAGAAACATCTAGACAAGTCGAAATAGGAGGTTATCTTCTACCGAAG GGAACTTGGGTTTGGTTAGCACTTGGAGTTTTAGCAAAAGATCCAAAGAACTTCCCAGAGCCGGACAAGTTCAGGCCAGAGAGGTTTGATCCCAGCTGCAAAGAAGTGAAACAAAGGCATCCTTATGCTTTTATACCCTTCGGGATCGGACCTCGATCCTGCATTGGTCAAAAATTTTCCCTGCAAGAACTAAAGCTCTCACTCATTCACTTATACCGGAACTATGTGTTCCGGCACTCTCCCGGAATGGAGAAACCTCTACAACTTGAGTATGGCATTGTTCTCAACTTCAAGAATGGTGTCAAGCTCAGAGTCATAAAGCGAACTTTATTTCAACATGCCTGA
- the LOC117614169 gene encoding cytochrome P450 711A1-like isoform X3, producing the protein MGVLEVLLFTNVSLLSTIFTVLAILAGVLGYLYGPYWGVRRVPSPPTIPLVGHLPLLAEYGPDVFSVLAKQYGPIFRFHMGRQPLIIVADAELCREVGIKKFKDIQNRSIPSPISASPLHQKGLFFTRDARWSAMRNTILSVYQPSHLASLVPTMQSFIESATEKLGSSKEEDITFSNLSLRLTTDVIGQAAFGVNFGLSKPQSISDSINKQIGGSQDINNDEVSDFINQHIYSTTQLKMDLSGSLSIILGLLVPILQEPFRQILKRIPGTMDWKVERTNRKLSGRLDEIVGKKMRDRDRGSKDFLSLIMNARESETVSKNVFTRDYISAVTYEHLLAGSATTAFTLSSIVYLVAGHPEVEEKLLAEIDGFGSPDQMPTAHDLQDKFPYIDQVIKEAMRFYMVSPLVARETSRQVEIGGYLLPKFIFVCERSRELGFG; encoded by the exons ATGGGTGTTTTGGAAGTCTTGTTGTTTACCAATGTCTCTCTGCTATCAACTATCTTCACAGTGTTGGCAATACTGGCAGGAGTTTTGGGGTACTTGTATGGGCCCTACTGGGGGGTGAGGAGGGTACCTAGCCCACCAACTATCCCCTTGGTAGGGCACCTTCCCTTGCTGGCAGAGTATGGTCCTGATGTATTCTCAGTTCTTGCCAAACAGTATGGCCCTATTTTCAG GTTTCATATGGGCAGGCAGCCACTTATAATTGTAGCAGATGCAGAGCTTTGTAGAGAAGTTGGAATTAAGAAGTTCAAAGATATTCAAAACAGAAGCATCCCATCTCCCATCTCAGCTTCCCCTCTTCATCAGAAAGGTCTCTTTTTCACCAG GGATGCAAGATGGTCTGCCATGCGAAACACTATATTATCAGTGTATCAACCATCACACCTAGCCAGCCTTGTGCCTACCATGCAGTCCTTCATTGAATCTGCGACTGAAAAACTTGGCTCctccaaagaagaagatattaCCTTTTCCAATCTCTCCCTCAGATTGACCACAGATGTGATAGGACAAGCTGCCTTTGGTGTCAACTTTGGCCTTTCTAAACCACAGTCCATCAGTGATTCAATCAACAAGCAGATTGGTGGTTCCCAAGACATTAACAATGATGAAGTCTCAGACTTTATCAACCAACACATATATTCCACAACACAGCTTAAGATGGACTTGTCAGGCTCCTTATCAATCATACTGGGACTACTTGTACCTATTCTCCAGGAGCCATTCAGGCAAATCTTGAAGAGAATTCCTGGCACTATGGACTGGAAAGTTGAACGTACGAACCGGAAATTAAGCGGCCGGCTTGATGAGATTGTagggaagaaaatgagagacaGGGACAGAGGTTCAAAGGACTTCTTATCACTCATAATGAATGCAAGGGAGTCGGAGACAGTTTCAAAGAATGTCTTCACCCGAGACTACATTAGTGCTGTTACTTATGAGCATCTCCTTGCTGGGTCAGCCACAACAGCATTTACATTGTCTTCAATTGTTTACTTGGTTGCTGGACACCCAGAAGTTGAAGAAAAGTTGCTTGCAGAGATTGATGGATTTGGATCTCCTGATCAGATGCCTACTGCTCATGATCTTCAAGACAAATTTCCTTATATTGATCAG GTTATCAAAGAGGCAATGCGGTTTTACATGGTTTCCCCATTAGTTGCAAGAGAAACATCTAGACAAGTCGAAATAGGAGGTTATCTTCTACCGAAG ttcatttttgtttgtgaGAGGAGCAGGGAACTTGGGTTTGGTTAG
- the LOC117614169 gene encoding cytochrome P450 711A1-like isoform X2, with product MGRQPLIIVADAELCREVGIKKFKDIQNRSIPSPISASPLHQKGLFFTRDARWSAMRNTILSVYQPSHLASLVPTMQSFIESATEKLGSSKEEDITFSNLSLRLTTDVIGQAAFGVNFGLSKPQSISDSINKQIGGSQDINNDEVSDFINQHIYSTTQLKMDLSGSLSIILGLLVPILQEPFRQILKRIPGTMDWKVERTNRKLSGRLDEIVGKKMRDRDRGSKDFLSLIMNARESETVSKNVFTRDYISAVTYEHLLAGSATTAFTLSSIVYLVAGHPEVEEKLLAEIDGFGSPDQMPTAHDLQDKFPYIDQVIKEAMRFYMVSPLVARETSRQVEIGGYLLPKGTWVWLALGVLAKDPKNFPEPDKFRPERFDPSCKEVKQRHPYAFIPFGIGPRSCIGQKFSLQELKLSLIHLYRNYVFRHSPGMEKPLQLEYGIVLNFKNGVKLRVIKRTLFQHA from the exons ATGGGCAGGCAGCCACTTATAATTGTAGCAGATGCAGAGCTTTGTAGAGAAGTTGGAATTAAGAAGTTCAAAGATATTCAAAACAGAAGCATCCCATCTCCCATCTCAGCTTCCCCTCTTCATCAGAAAGGTCTCTTTTTCACCAG GGATGCAAGATGGTCTGCCATGCGAAACACTATATTATCAGTGTATCAACCATCACACCTAGCCAGCCTTGTGCCTACCATGCAGTCCTTCATTGAATCTGCGACTGAAAAACTTGGCTCctccaaagaagaagatattaCCTTTTCCAATCTCTCCCTCAGATTGACCACAGATGTGATAGGACAAGCTGCCTTTGGTGTCAACTTTGGCCTTTCTAAACCACAGTCCATCAGTGATTCAATCAACAAGCAGATTGGTGGTTCCCAAGACATTAACAATGATGAAGTCTCAGACTTTATCAACCAACACATATATTCCACAACACAGCTTAAGATGGACTTGTCAGGCTCCTTATCAATCATACTGGGACTACTTGTACCTATTCTCCAGGAGCCATTCAGGCAAATCTTGAAGAGAATTCCTGGCACTATGGACTGGAAAGTTGAACGTACGAACCGGAAATTAAGCGGCCGGCTTGATGAGATTGTagggaagaaaatgagagacaGGGACAGAGGTTCAAAGGACTTCTTATCACTCATAATGAATGCAAGGGAGTCGGAGACAGTTTCAAAGAATGTCTTCACCCGAGACTACATTAGTGCTGTTACTTATGAGCATCTCCTTGCTGGGTCAGCCACAACAGCATTTACATTGTCTTCAATTGTTTACTTGGTTGCTGGACACCCAGAAGTTGAAGAAAAGTTGCTTGCAGAGATTGATGGATTTGGATCTCCTGATCAGATGCCTACTGCTCATGATCTTCAAGACAAATTTCCTTATATTGATCAG GTTATCAAAGAGGCAATGCGGTTTTACATGGTTTCCCCATTAGTTGCAAGAGAAACATCTAGACAAGTCGAAATAGGAGGTTATCTTCTACCGAAG GGAACTTGGGTTTGGTTAGCACTTGGAGTTTTAGCAAAAGATCCAAAGAACTTCCCAGAGCCGGACAAGTTCAGGCCAGAGAGGTTTGATCCCAGCTGCAAAGAAGTGAAACAAAGGCATCCTTATGCTTTTATACCCTTCGGGATCGGACCTCGATCCTGCATTGGTCAAAAATTTTCCCTGCAAGAACTAAAGCTCTCACTCATTCACTTATACCGGAACTATGTGTTCCGGCACTCTCCCGGAATGGAGAAACCTCTACAACTTGAGTATGGCATTGTTCTCAACTTCAAGAATGGTGTCAAGCTCAGAGTCATAAAGCGAACTTTATTTCAACATGCCTGA
- the LOC117615163 gene encoding heat shock factor protein HSF30 → MDGVAVKEEEIVTCTVGSSSSSSSSFSPQPIEGLHEVGPPPFLTKTFEMVEDPSTDAIVSWSRARNSFVVWDSHKFSTTLLPRYFKHGNFSSFIRQLNTYGFRKVDPDRWEFANEGFLGGQRHLLKTIKRRRHMSQSMQQEGGGGACVELGQYGLETELERLKRDRNVLMTEIVRLRQQQQNSKEQVTAMEGRLQTTEKKQQQIMAFLAKALNSPYFIQNLVEKKARNKELRGMEIGRKRRLAASPSVENLQEKPKTHVADYSASQDQGELETMESQIETFFSAAALDNESSSDIIDPHSSSVGGNFGIVNETTWEELWSDELIGGNPEEDVIVVGDESDIDVALEDLVAEPADWGGPADGDL, encoded by the exons ATGGATGGAGTGGCGGTGAAAGAGGAAGAGATTGTGACATGCACTGTTGGTTCAtcatcctcttcttcttcaagcttCTCACCTCAGCCAATAGAGGGCTTACACGAAGTGGGCCCTCCCCCTTTTCTCACAAAGACCTTTGAAATGGTGGAGGATCCTTCTACAGACGCCATTGTCTCCTGGAGCAGAGCTCGCAACAGCTTCGTTGTTTGGGACTCTCATAAGTTCTCCACCACTCTTCTTCCTCGCTACTTCAAGCACGGGAACTTCTCCAGCTTCATTCGTCAGCTTAATACATAT GGTTTTAGAAAGGTTGATCCTGACCGATGGGAATTTGCAAACGAAGGGTTTCTGGGAGGGCAGAGGCATTTACTGAAGACCATCAAGAGGAGGAGGCATATGTCACAGAGTATGCAACAAGAAGGTGGAGGAGGAGCTTGTGTTGAACTGGGCCAGTATGGACTGGAGACTGAGCTTGAAAGATTGAAGAGAGACCGAAATGTTTTAATGACTGAAATAGTGAGGCTGAggcagcaacaacaaaattcaaaagaacaaGTCACGGCAATGGAGGGTCGGTTGCAGACCACAGAGAAAAAACAACAGCAGATTATGGCTTTCCTTGCTAAAGCACTCAATAGCCCATATTTTATCCAAAACCTTGTTGAGAAGAAGGCTCGGAATAAAGAGTTGCGTGGTATGGAAATTGGTAGAAAGCGGAGATTAGCAGCTAGCCCCAGTGTGGAGAATCTGCAAGAAAAACCTAAAACCCATGTTGCGGACTACTCAGCAAGCCAAGATCAGGGAGAGTTGGAAACTATGGAATCGCAGATTGAGACCTTTTTCTCAGCTGCTGCATTGGATAATGAATCAAGCAGTGATATCATAGACCCTCATTCAAGTTCGGTTGGTGGCAACTTCGGCATTGTTAATGAGACTACATGGGAGGAGCTGTGGAGCGATGAGCTCATTGGTGGCAATCCGGAGGAAGACGTTATTGTGGTGGGCGATGAATCAGATATCGATGTCGCGCTGGAGGATTTGGTTGCAGAGCCAGCAGATTGGG GCGGACCGGCCGACGGAGACCTTTGA
- the LOC117614362 gene encoding glutaredoxin-C6-like codes for MQGLRRCTNDVVHLGLSPSPTPASPPGPPSNNPSSLSIDVAESPETRIRRLISEHPVIIFSRTSCCMCHVMKKLLATIGVHPTVIELDDHEIAALPSSSSSDDNNNEEQQHQQQPCNTPPAVFIGGTCVGGLESLVALHLSGHLVPKLVQVGALWGKKERVCIVLKYSRFQCRIRDMFAELRTSIASDPRPTTSI; via the exons ATGCAAGGCCTACGGCGTTGCACAAACGACGTCGTCCACCTGGGCCTCTCCCCCTCCCCGACCCCGGCCTCCCCTCCCGGCCCTCCCTCCAACAACCCCTCCTCCCTTTCCATCGACGTGGCTGAGTCCCCCGAGACCCGCATCCGCCGCCTCATCTCCGAGCACCCCGTCATCATCTTCAGCCGCACCTCCTGCTGCATGTGCCACGTCATGAAGAAGCTCCTCGCCACGATTGGGGTCCACCCCACCGTCATCGAATTGGACGATCACGAGATCGCCGCcctcccctcctcctcctcctcggACGACAACAACAACGAAGAACAGCAACATCAGCAACAACCTTGTAATACTCCGCCCGCCGTTTTCATTGGCGGCACGTGCGTCGGTGGCCTCGAATCTCTCGTGGCCCTCCACCTCAGCGGCCACCTCGTCCCCAAACTGGTCCAAGTCGGTGCCCTCTGG ggaaaaaaagagCGAGTTTGTATTGTACTGAAATACTCGCGCTTTCAGTGTCGTATACGGGACATGTTTGCTGAATTACGTACATCGATCGCTTCTGATCCACGTCCAACGACTTCGATCTAG